In Lotus japonicus ecotype B-129 chromosome 5, LjGifu_v1.2, one genomic interval encodes:
- the LOC130720277 gene encoding uncharacterized protein LOC130720277 isoform X2: MVDFRDGAHKFSHCLVAIGNLGLRLIWYFLQVIVSTWYFVSAMVSLFESYFISYGVLKKYKSVHIGKLGSLAIVIESEDAHQTSKVVKLLQWLDSIGVKYVCLYDMNGVLKKSKEAIFQKLKNAKSIEGVNEAVTHHVPDHMTLEFISYVDGKEAVAKAANLTFEENLKRHNLGGELDGQILLEQQLNEALQIVGGKGPEPDLLLVYGPVRSHLGFPAWRIRHMGSLNSMRYGSLIKVIHNYTKVHQNYGT; this comes from the exons ATGGTGGATTTTAGAGATGGAGCTCACAAGTTTTCTCATTGTCTTGTTGCT ATTGGAAATCTCGGGCTTCGGCTAATATGGTACTTTCTGCAAGTAATTGTCAGCACATGGTATTTCGTATCAGCCATGGTTAGTTTGTTTGAAAGCTATTTCATCTCTTATGGAGTATTGAAGAAATACAAGTCTGTTCATATAGGAAAACTTGGGTCTCTTGCCATTGTCATAGAAAGTGAAGATGCTCATCAGACGTCAAAAGTTGTTAAACTTCTGCAGTGGCTGGACTCTATCGGTGTAAAATATGTGTGCCTCTATGACATGAATG GAGTGTTGAAGAAGTCCAAGGAAGCCATATTTCAAAAATTGAAGAATGCAAAATCCATAGAG GGAGTTAATGAAGCTGTCACGCACCATGTTCCGGATCACATGACATTGGAATTTATTTCTTATGTGGATGGGAAGGAGGCAGTGGCCAAGGCAGCTAACTTGACTTTTGAGGAGAATTTGAAACGACATAATTTGGGTGGAGAACTCGATGGTCAAATCTTGTTAGAGCAGCAACTGAATGAAGCATTGCAAATAGTTG GTGGCAAAGGCCCAGAACCTGACCTTTTACTGGTTTATGGACCTGTGAGGAGCCATCTTGGTTTTCCTGCATGGAGAATTCG GCATATGGGATCATTGAATTCAATGAGATACGGTTCCTTAATAAAAGTTATTCACAACTACACGAAAGTGCACCAAAATTATG GTACATAG
- the LOC130720277 gene encoding uncharacterized protein LOC130720277 isoform X3, producing the protein MVSLFESYFISYGVLKKYKSVHIGKLGSLAIVIESEDAHQTSKVVKLLQWLDSIGVKYVCLYDMNGVLKKSKEAIFQKLKNAKSIEGVNEAVTHHVPDHMTLEFISYVDGKEAVAKAANLTFEENLKRHNLGGELDGQILLEQQLNEALQIVGGKGPEPDLLLVYGPVRSHLGFPAWRIRYTEIVHMGSLNSMRYGSLIKVIHNYTKVHQNYGT; encoded by the exons ATGGTTAGTTTGTTTGAAAGCTATTTCATCTCTTATGGAGTATTGAAGAAATACAAGTCTGTTCATATAGGAAAACTTGGGTCTCTTGCCATTGTCATAGAAAGTGAAGATGCTCATCAGACGTCAAAAGTTGTTAAACTTCTGCAGTGGCTGGACTCTATCGGTGTAAAATATGTGTGCCTCTATGACATGAATG GAGTGTTGAAGAAGTCCAAGGAAGCCATATTTCAAAAATTGAAGAATGCAAAATCCATAGAG GGAGTTAATGAAGCTGTCACGCACCATGTTCCGGATCACATGACATTGGAATTTATTTCTTATGTGGATGGGAAGGAGGCAGTGGCCAAGGCAGCTAACTTGACTTTTGAGGAGAATTTGAAACGACATAATTTGGGTGGAGAACTCGATGGTCAAATCTTGTTAGAGCAGCAACTGAATGAAGCATTGCAAATAGTTG GTGGCAAAGGCCCAGAACCTGACCTTTTACTGGTTTATGGACCTGTGAGGAGCCATCTTGGTTTTCCTGCATGGAGAATTCGGTATACAGAGATTGT GCATATGGGATCATTGAATTCAATGAGATACGGTTCCTTAATAAAAGTTATTCACAACTACACGAAAGTGCACCAAAATTATG GTACATAG
- the LOC130720277 gene encoding uncharacterized protein LOC130720277 isoform X1 encodes MVDFRDGAHKFSHCLVAIGNLGLRLIWYFLQVIVSTWYFVSAMVSLFESYFISYGVLKKYKSVHIGKLGSLAIVIESEDAHQTSKVVKLLQWLDSIGVKYVCLYDMNGVLKKSKEAIFQKLKNAKSIEGVNEAVTHHVPDHMTLEFISYVDGKEAVAKAANLTFEENLKRHNLGGELDGQILLEQQLNEALQIVGGKGPEPDLLLVYGPVRSHLGFPAWRIRYTEIVHMGSLNSMRYGSLIKVIHNYTKVHQNYGT; translated from the exons ATGGTGGATTTTAGAGATGGAGCTCACAAGTTTTCTCATTGTCTTGTTGCT ATTGGAAATCTCGGGCTTCGGCTAATATGGTACTTTCTGCAAGTAATTGTCAGCACATGGTATTTCGTATCAGCCATGGTTAGTTTGTTTGAAAGCTATTTCATCTCTTATGGAGTATTGAAGAAATACAAGTCTGTTCATATAGGAAAACTTGGGTCTCTTGCCATTGTCATAGAAAGTGAAGATGCTCATCAGACGTCAAAAGTTGTTAAACTTCTGCAGTGGCTGGACTCTATCGGTGTAAAATATGTGTGCCTCTATGACATGAATG GAGTGTTGAAGAAGTCCAAGGAAGCCATATTTCAAAAATTGAAGAATGCAAAATCCATAGAG GGAGTTAATGAAGCTGTCACGCACCATGTTCCGGATCACATGACATTGGAATTTATTTCTTATGTGGATGGGAAGGAGGCAGTGGCCAAGGCAGCTAACTTGACTTTTGAGGAGAATTTGAAACGACATAATTTGGGTGGAGAACTCGATGGTCAAATCTTGTTAGAGCAGCAACTGAATGAAGCATTGCAAATAGTTG GTGGCAAAGGCCCAGAACCTGACCTTTTACTGGTTTATGGACCTGTGAGGAGCCATCTTGGTTTTCCTGCATGGAGAATTCGGTATACAGAGATTGT GCATATGGGATCATTGAATTCAATGAGATACGGTTCCTTAATAAAAGTTATTCACAACTACACGAAAGTGCACCAAAATTATG GTACATAG